In Macadamia integrifolia cultivar HAES 741 chromosome 5, SCU_Mint_v3, whole genome shotgun sequence, a single window of DNA contains:
- the LOC122078480 gene encoding uncharacterized protein LOC122078480 — MVDVERRMASLNPAHVAGLRRLSARAAAASPATTSAPVRTGLDSFSSLAVKVISHLRSSGISVQPGLSDAEFARAEAEFGFVFPPDLRAVLSSGLPVGPGFPDWRASAGSRLHLRASLDLPIAAISFQIARNALWPKSWGPRPCDPEKALRVARNALKRAPLLIPLFNHCYIPCNPSLAGNPIFFVDESRIFCCGLDLSDFFERESLFRCDDDPCVFKRQRSVSEKTSVSSSSSSYSSNYSRRSLDSGATAGGRTPRWVEFWSDAAVDRRRRNSSSSSSSSSPDRYFEIPRPLFRGKLPKWVEGYLERIGTVLREGGWVEADVEEIVQVSASGFFEEDMILLDSQAVLDALLLKADRFSDTLRKAGWSSEEITDALGFDFRPEKEKRPLKKLSPELVEKIGKLAESVSRS, encoded by the coding sequence ATGGTCGACGTCGAACGGAGAATGGCCAGCTTAAACCCGGCCCACGTAGCCGGCTTACGCCGACTCTCGGCCCGTGCTGCCGCTGCTTCCCCTGCCACAACTTCTGCTCCGGTCCGAACTGGTCTCGATTCTTTCTCTTCCCTAGCTGTCAAGGTTATTTCCCACCTCCGCAGCTCCGGCATTTCTGTCCAACCAGGCCTCTCCGACGCGGAGTTTGCCCGAGCAGAGGCTGAGTTCGGTTTCGTCTTTCCACCTGATCTCCGTGCTGTTCTCTCTTCTGGGCTCCCGGTTGGACCCGGATTCCCTGACTGGCGTGCCAGTGCTGGATCACGGCTCCACCTCCGCGCCTCTCTCGACCTCCCAATCGCTGCGATTTCGTTTCAGATTGCACGAAACGCTCTCTGGCCCAAGTCTTGGGGTCCACGGCCCTGTGACCCAGAGAAGGCTCTTCGTGTTGCTCGAAATGCACTCAAGAGGGCACCACTCTTGATCCCTCTGTTCAACCACTGCTACATCCCTTGCAACCCCTCTTTGGCAGGAAACCCCATCTTTTTCGTCGACGAGAGTCGGATATTCTGTTGTGGATTGGATTTATCCGATTTCTTCGAACGGGAATCCCTGTTCAGATGCGATGATGATCCCTGCGTCTTCAAGAGGCAGCGATCCGTCAGCGAGAAGACATCAGTttcgtcatcatcttcttcatattCCTCTAATTACTCCCGCAGAAGCCTAGATTCCGGTGCCACCGCAGGGGGCAGAACACCCAGATGGGTCGAGTTCTGGAGCGACGCGGCCGTTGATAGAAGACGAAGAAATTCGTCCTCCTCCTCGTCTTCCTCGTCGCCGGATCGGTACTTTGAGATTCCTCGGCCGTTATTTCGAGGGAAACTGCCGAAATGGGTGGAAGGGTATTTGGAGCGGATCGGAACAGTTCTAAGGGAAGGTGGGTGGGTTGAGGCTGACGTGGAAGAAATCGTTCAGGTATCAGCCTCTGGTTTTTTCGAAGAGGACATGATTTTGTTAGATAGTCAAGCTGTGTTGGATGCTCTGTTGCTCAAGGCAGACCGATTTTCGGACACCCTCAGAAAAGCAGGGTGGAGCTCTGAGGAGATCACAGACGCTCTGGGTTTTGATTTTCGGcctgaaaaagagaaaagaccATTGAAGAAATTGTCACCGGAGCTAGTGGAGAAGATCGGAAAATTGGCAGAGTCAGTTTCCCGATCATAA